Proteins encoded within one genomic window of Dermatophilus congolensis:
- the aspS gene encoding aspartate--tRNA ligase has product MLRTHTAGSLRSSDAGTEVVLAGWVDSRRDHGGVEFIDVRDASGIVQVVFRDEALAGGVRALRNEFCIQVTGTVTPRDAENVNPELPTGEIEIVASSLEVLSEAAPLPFQIDERINVGEEARLKYRYLDMRRQRQHDALVLRSKVTHTIREVLAAHDFYDIETPTLTRSTPEGARDFLVPARLSPGSWYALPQSPQLFKQLLMVGGMERYYQIARCYRDEDFRADRQPEFTQLDLEMSFVDQEDVIAIAEEVMAAVWKLIGVELPRPMPRITWHEAMDKYGSDKPDLRFGNELVEMTEFFAQTPFRVFQNEYVGAVVMPGGGSLPRRQFDAWQEWARQRGAKGLAYVTIGEDGALGGPVAKNISETEREGLAAKVGANPGDAIFFAAGEREASQELLGAARLEIAHRTGMIPEDAWAFCWVVDAPMFKPVERAVAEGDVALGAGKWNAVHHAFTSPKPEFLDTFDTDPGSALSYGYDFVCNGVEVGGGSIRIHRRDVQKRVFSVMGLSEEEASEKFGFLLEAFSFGAPPHGGIAWGIDRLVMLLGGFDTIRDVIAFPKSGGGYDPLTDAPAPITVQQRREAGVDAKPKKKDEANASDAASAGAAAGN; this is encoded by the coding sequence ATGCTCCGCACCCATACAGCCGGCTCACTCCGCTCCAGCGACGCAGGGACCGAGGTCGTTCTCGCGGGATGGGTTGATTCCCGCCGCGACCACGGTGGCGTCGAATTCATCGATGTTCGTGATGCCAGCGGTATCGTGCAGGTGGTTTTCCGTGATGAGGCACTCGCCGGGGGTGTCCGTGCCCTCCGCAACGAGTTCTGCATCCAAGTCACCGGGACAGTCACCCCTCGTGACGCTGAAAACGTCAACCCCGAACTGCCCACCGGCGAGATCGAGATTGTTGCTTCATCCCTCGAAGTGTTGAGCGAAGCAGCTCCACTACCTTTCCAGATTGATGAGCGCATCAACGTCGGTGAAGAAGCCCGGTTGAAGTACCGCTACCTCGACATGCGCCGCCAGCGCCAACATGACGCTCTCGTGCTTCGCTCGAAGGTGACGCACACCATCCGGGAAGTGCTAGCCGCCCACGATTTCTACGACATTGAAACTCCCACCCTGACGCGTTCAACCCCCGAGGGCGCTCGCGACTTCCTTGTGCCGGCTCGTTTGTCGCCGGGCTCGTGGTATGCGCTGCCGCAGAGTCCGCAGCTGTTCAAACAGCTCCTCATGGTCGGTGGGATGGAGCGGTACTACCAGATTGCTCGCTGCTACCGCGATGAGGATTTCCGTGCTGACCGGCAGCCTGAGTTCACGCAGCTCGACCTCGAGATGAGCTTTGTGGACCAGGAAGACGTCATCGCGATTGCCGAAGAAGTGATGGCAGCGGTGTGGAAACTCATTGGGGTGGAGCTGCCCCGGCCAATGCCGCGCATCACGTGGCACGAAGCGATGGACAAGTACGGTTCAGACAAGCCTGACCTGCGCTTTGGCAACGAACTTGTCGAAATGACTGAGTTCTTCGCGCAGACACCTTTCCGGGTATTCCAGAACGAATACGTAGGTGCGGTAGTGATGCCTGGTGGTGGCTCGTTGCCTCGTCGCCAGTTCGATGCCTGGCAGGAGTGGGCACGTCAGCGTGGAGCAAAGGGACTGGCCTACGTCACGATCGGTGAAGATGGTGCGCTTGGTGGACCGGTCGCTAAAAACATTTCCGAAACAGAGCGTGAAGGGTTGGCCGCGAAAGTTGGCGCCAACCCAGGGGATGCGATCTTCTTCGCGGCTGGTGAGCGTGAGGCAAGCCAGGAGCTGCTGGGAGCGGCGCGTCTGGAGATTGCACACCGCACCGGCATGATTCCTGAAGATGCTTGGGCGTTCTGCTGGGTTGTCGACGCGCCAATGTTCAAACCGGTTGAGCGCGCTGTGGCGGAAGGTGATGTGGCGCTGGGTGCAGGTAAATGGAATGCGGTGCATCACGCGTTCACGTCGCCGAAGCCGGAGTTCCTGGACACCTTTGACACTGACCCGGGTTCGGCTTTGTCTTACGGGTACGACTTTGTGTGTAACGGCGTGGAGGTCGGTGGCGGATCTATCCGTATTCACCGCCGTGATGTGCAGAAGCGGGTCTTCTCTGTCATGGGGCTCAGCGAAGAAGAAGCATCCGAGAAGTTCGGCTTCTTGCTTGAGGCGTTCAGCTTCGGTGCACCCCCGCATGGTGGTATCGCGTGGGGTATTGACCGGTTGGTGATGTTGCTCGGTGGGTTTGACACCATCCGGGATGTTATTGCGTTCCCCAAGTCCGGCGGCGGTTACGACCCGTTGACCGATGCTCCTGCTCCGATCACGGTGCAGCAGCGGCGTGAGGCTGGCGTAGATGCCAAGCCGAAGAAGAAGGATGAGGCGAACGCCTCGGATGCTGCTTCGGCAGGAGCTGCTGCGGGTAACTGA